The following are encoded together in the Oreochromis aureus strain Israel breed Guangdong linkage group 18, ZZ_aureus, whole genome shotgun sequence genome:
- the LOC116326670 gene encoding ATP-sensitive inward rectifier potassium channel 10, with amino-acid sequence MTSATPPSSRSSSPHKVCHSQTQTDVLKPLLGGGISSGGGSLRKRRRVLSKDGRSNVRIEHVSGRSALYMRDLWTTFLDMQWRYKFFLFTATFAGTWFVFGVLWYLVALVHGDLLEFDPPSNHTPCVMQMQTLTGAFLFSLESQTTIGYGFRCITEECPAAIILLIVQLVITMLMEIFITGTFLAKVARPKKRGETVKFSQHAVVSAHEGRPCLMIRVANMRKSLLIGCQVTGKLLQTSLTKEGETVRLDQRNVPFQVDTSSDSPFLILPLTFYHVIDDNSPLRAWAAKGGGWTDPELADFELLVIMSATVEPTSATCQVRTSYLPDEILWGYEFPPVVSLSPSGKYVADFAFFDKVAKTKTTPIFKPSSPQQGYQSNGGGTVPEATDPEKIRLEQSYREQRGEDRGRVRDAPLSVRISNV; translated from the exons ATGACATCTGCCACACCTCCTTCCTCTCGTAGCTCCTCTCCACATAAAGTTTGccactcacagacacagacagatgtCTTAAAACCTTTACTTGGTGGTGGCATATCTAGTGGGGGAGGgtctctgaggaagaggagacgTGTCCTGTCCAAAGATGGGCGAAGCAACGTGCGCATCGAGCATGTCAGCGGACGGAGTGCTCTGTACATGCGTGACCTCTGGACAACATTTCTGGACATGCAGTGGCGCTACAAGTTCTTCCTGTTCACTGCCACTTTTGCAGGGACCTGGTTCGTGTTCGGGGTGCTGTGGTACCTGGTCGCACTGGTGCATGGAGACCTTCTTG AGTTTGACCCTCCATCAAACCACACGCCCTGTGTGATGCAGATGCAGACGCTTACAGGGGCTTTCCTCTTCTCCCTGGAGTCCCAAACAACCATTGGATACGGTTTTCGCTGCATCACTGAGGAATGTCCAGCTGCCATAATCCTTCTCATAGTTCAACTGGTTATCACCATGCTCATGGAAATCTTCATCACCGGTACCTTTCTGGCCAAG GTTGCCCGGCCAAAGAAGCGCGGTGAGACAGTGAAGTTTAGCCAACATGCTGTGGTGTCCGCCCATGAGGGCCGACCCTGCCTCATGATCCGGGTGGCCAACATGCGCAAAAGTCTCCTGATTGGGTGTCAG GTGACTGGAAAACTGCTCCAGACGTCTCTGACCAAGGAAGGGGAGACGGTTCGTCTGGATCAGAGAAATGTTCCCTTTCAAGTGGACACTTCCAGTGACAGCCCCTTCCTCATCCTGCCCCTTACCTTCTACCATGTCATCGATGACAACAGTCCCTTGAGAGCCTGGGCAGCCAAGG GTGGTGGCTGGACTGACCCAGAACTGGCTGACTTTGAGTTGCTGGTGATCATGAGCGCCACTGTGGAGCCAACCTCCGCCACCTGCCAGGTTCGCACCTCCTACCTGCCAGATGAGATCCTCTGGGGCTACGAGTTTCCCCCGGTAGTTTCCCTGTCTCCCTCAGGGAAATATGTAGCGGACTTTGCCTTCTTCGACAAAGTGgccaagaccaagaccacccCCATTTTTAAGCCATCCAGCCCCCAGCAGGGGTACCAGAGCAATGGAGGGGGGACTGTACCTGAGGCGACTGATCCAGAGAAGATTCGTCTGGAGCAGAGCTACAGGGAACAACGAGGAGAGGACCGAGGTCGGGTCAGGGACGCTCCTCTGAGTGTTCGCATCAGCAACGTGTGA
- the LOC120434140 gene encoding uncharacterized protein LOC120434140, producing the protein MTRVVLFALFLFYIIEVQGLQSMFLLRGKDLHLDVKKFVDLDKKTDLFWKFNKTDYIIKLGFNSDPVVFDKYEGRAELFRQNYSLLLKSVQHSDSGDYTAVTISGQEQRVAEYKVIVQDPVTPADLTVHLVSNSSDSCNLTVTCRTVDFNISSSFRCDAQHCSHADKKDLNTTKYVSSLKVYLHQDTIFCNHSNQVSWNQTMKVLKSYCDIKTVPSGATIIAASTSVLFFLTLFIIICVIMKCKGRRGNEENTIYAVPEEITPGQTQSQTPSGHESCTSPTSTYALVEFHTGQKSTKTENIPQPETVYAQVDRAAKPNSTVQQQTHRAEENQ; encoded by the exons ATGACTCGTGTAGTCCTGTTTGCGCTATTTTTGTTCTACATAATAGAAGTACAAG gTCTCCAGTCTATGTTTCTGCTGCGTGGAAAGGACTTACACCTGGATGTAAAGAAATTTGTTGATTTGGACAAAAAGACTGATTTGTTCTGGAAATTTAATAAAACTGACTATATAATTAAACTTGGTTTTAATAGTGATCCGGTTGTGTTTGACAAATATGAAGGAAGGGCTGAGTTGTTTAGACAAAATTACTCTTTGCTATTAAAGAGTGTGCAACACAGTGACAGTGGAGATTATACTGCAGTAACAATCAGCGGACAAGAGCAAAGGGTAGCTGAATACAAGGTCATAGTTCAAG ATCCAGTGACTCCTGCTGACCTGACAGTGCACCTTGTGTCCAACAGCTCAGACTCCTGTAACCTGACTGTGACCTGCAGAACAGTGGACTTTAACATTAGCAGTAGTTTTAGATGTGATGCCCAACACTGCTCTCATGCAGACAAAAAGGATTTGAATACCACAAAATATGTTTCCTCTCTAAAAGTTTACCTGCATCAAGACACAATTTTCTGTAATCACAGCAACCAAGTTAGCTGGAATCAGACCATGAAGGTGCTCAAATCTTACTGTGACATAAAGACAG TTCCCAGTGGAGCCACCATAATTGCAGCTTCGACTTCTGTTCTCTTCTTTTTGACTCTCTTCATTATCATTTGTGTCATCATGAAAT GTAAAGGTAGAAGAGGTAACGAGGAAAATACTATATATGCGGTTCCTGAG GAGATCACTCCAGGCCAGACTCAAAGTCAGACTCCCTCAGGACATGAATCATGTACTTCTCCAACATCTACTTATGCTTTGGTGGAGTTTCACACTGGACAAAAATCCACTAAGACTGAAAACATCCCTCAGCCAGAGACGGTGTATGCTCAGGTTGACAGAGCTGCAAAGCCCAATTCTACAGtccaacaacaaacacacagagctgaAGAAAACCAATAA